In Spirochaetales bacterium, the following proteins share a genomic window:
- a CDS encoding GPW/gp25 family protein translates to MRKGSFLGAGWAFPFEIDQWGNVEMSCFEKSIAESVRLILSTNKGERIMRPDFGCSINDLVFAPNNAKTQNLICHYIEEALVKWEPRIILEKVEAFTDEHDESRININIEYRIRSVNTYFNMVYPFYLERGESDTQSQFG, encoded by the coding sequence ATGAGAAAAGGCAGTTTTTTAGGTGCAGGTTGGGCGTTTCCGTTCGAGATCGATCAATGGGGAAATGTCGAGATGTCCTGTTTTGAGAAAAGTATCGCCGAGTCGGTACGGCTTATCCTCTCGACAAACAAGGGCGAAAGAATCATGAGGCCCGATTTCGGATGTTCGATCAATGACCTTGTATTTGCCCCGAATAATGCAAAAACCCAGAATCTTATCTGCCATTATATCGAGGAAGCGCTTGTGAAATGGGAACCGCGGATTATTCTGGAAAAAGTCGAGGCGTTTACGGATGAGCATGACGAATCGAGAATAAATATCAATATCGAATACAGGATCAGATCGGTGAATACGTATTTTAATATGGTTTATCCGTTTTATCTGGAAAGAGGCGAAAGTGATACCCAGTCCCAATTTGGATGA